One window of the Acinetobacter equi genome contains the following:
- the radA gene encoding DNA repair protein RadA encodes MAKAKTVYRCEQCGTDHPKWAGQCTDCGEWNSLVEVNIAPAVTHRAQPKMGGGYAGQASAVTTLNQISISNETRLATGISEFDRVLGGGLVTGSVVLIGGDPGIGKSTILLQTATHMASANSSALYVTGEESLSQVALRAQRLDLPTDHLKVMAETCVERICEILAQIRPAVAILDSIQTLYTETLQSAPGGVSQIRESAALLTRYAKNSGTALFIVGHVTKEGSLAGPRVLEHMVDCVLYFEGQSDSRYRMIRAVKNRFGAVNELGVFGMTDKGLKEVANPSAIFLSRYDEAIPGSIVMISREGTRPLLVEVQALVDDAHGQPRRVALGLEQNRLNMLLAVMHRHGGVQTSGQDVYVNVVGGLKITETGSDLAVLLACASSLRGKALPQQLAVFGEVGLSGEIRPVPNGQERLKEAIKHGFKYIIVPRANAPQKKIAGVQIIAVARLHEALTEAINLCE; translated from the coding sequence ATGGCCAAAGCAAAAACAGTATATCGTTGTGAACAATGTGGTACAGATCATCCTAAGTGGGCTGGACAATGTACAGATTGCGGTGAATGGAATTCACTCGTTGAAGTCAACATTGCACCTGCCGTTACGCATCGTGCTCAACCTAAAATGGGTGGTGGTTATGCAGGGCAAGCTTCTGCTGTTACCACACTGAATCAAATTTCTATTTCAAATGAAACACGTTTAGCAACAGGAATTAGCGAATTCGATCGAGTATTAGGTGGCGGTTTAGTGACTGGATCTGTCGTCCTGATTGGTGGTGATCCTGGTATTGGTAAATCAACTATCTTGCTACAAACTGCGACTCATATGGCTTCAGCCAATAGCTCTGCCCTATATGTAACAGGTGAAGAATCATTATCTCAAGTCGCTTTACGTGCACAACGCTTAGACTTACCTACTGACCATTTAAAAGTCATGGCTGAAACTTGTGTAGAGCGCATATGTGAAATTTTAGCGCAAATTCGCCCTGCCGTAGCTATTTTAGATTCTATTCAAACGTTATATACCGAAACTTTACAATCTGCTCCAGGTGGTGTTTCACAAATTCGTGAATCAGCTGCACTATTAACTCGCTATGCTAAAAATAGTGGTACTGCGCTATTCATTGTGGGACATGTCACTAAAGAAGGTTCTTTAGCAGGACCTCGTGTTTTAGAACATATGGTCGATTGTGTTCTTTATTTTGAAGGACAATCAGACTCTAGATACCGAATGATTCGTGCTGTTAAAAACCGATTTGGTGCAGTGAATGAATTAGGTGTATTTGGTATGACTGACAAAGGTCTAAAAGAAGTTGCCAATCCTTCAGCTATTTTTTTAAGTCGTTATGATGAAGCAATACCCGGCTCAATTGTAATGATTAGCCGTGAAGGTACACGCCCCCTTTTAGTAGAAGTACAAGCATTAGTTGATGATGCACATGGTCAACCAAGACGTGTTGCTTTAGGTTTAGAACAAAACCGTTTGAATATGCTTTTAGCAGTTATGCATCGTCATGGTGGTGTTCAAACATCAGGACAAGATGTTTATGTAAATGTGGTCGGTGGCCTAAAAATTACCGAAACAGGTTCAGATTTGGCTGTACTTCTAGCATGTGCATCAAGCTTGAGAGGCAAAGCACTACCACAGCAACTGGCTGTTTTTGGTGAGGTTGGGTTATCAGGAGAAATTCGCCCTGTACCGAATGGACAAGAACGTTTAAAAGAAGCCATTAAACATGGTTTCAAATACATTATTGTCCCTAGGGCCAATGCACCTCAAAAAAAGATCGCTGGTGTACAAATTATTGCCGTTGCAAGATTGCATGAAGCATTAACTGAAGCCATCAATTTATGTGAGTAA
- a CDS encoding Tim44 domain-containing protein codes for MEVRQRGFIAGILTAALLVAPLAAEAKRAGGGKSHGMSRSAAPSQSYQQPRQAAPAQQPTAAPAQQKSGPGVGGMVAAGVAGAAIGAVAANALADDKPANAASEAQAPVQAQEEEKGGIPSWLWILLIAAVAFFIFRKVGAKKKLASNNPYAPNSGAQQAPFGQTPPTGRPSNDGTNIFGQNVGGSNATAPVNNAPFGTAYTNSGSQLPDGTEPAAFLRVARQRFNHIQSMNTASNIAEIQRYLTPDLYQSMYNDIMENQDQDVAEFSNLNAMVADSANENGQYIVSVRFTGTVSEDLNSLPQPFTEVWHFVKPAGSSQDWLVAGIQQEG; via the coding sequence ATGGAAGTTCGACAGCGTGGTTTTATTGCCGGTATTTTAACAGCGGCATTATTGGTAGCTCCTTTGGCAGCAGAAGCAAAACGTGCTGGTGGCGGTAAAAGTCACGGTATGAGTCGCTCTGCAGCGCCATCTCAATCATACCAACAACCTCGTCAAGCAGCTCCTGCTCAACAACCTACAGCTGCACCTGCTCAACAAAAATCAGGTCCTGGTGTAGGTGGTATGGTTGCTGCTGGTGTAGCCGGTGCTGCTATTGGTGCTGTAGCTGCAAATGCTTTAGCAGATGACAAACCTGCAAATGCAGCAAGTGAAGCTCAAGCGCCTGTACAAGCACAAGAGGAAGAAAAAGGTGGTATTCCAAGCTGGTTATGGATTCTATTAATCGCTGCTGTTGCTTTCTTTATCTTCCGCAAAGTCGGAGCAAAAAAAAAACTAGCTTCTAACAATCCTTATGCGCCAAATAGCGGTGCGCAACAAGCACCGTTTGGTCAAACACCACCTACTGGTCGTCCTTCTAATGACGGCACCAATATTTTTGGTCAAAATGTAGGTGGCTCAAATGCAACTGCTCCTGTAAACAATGCTCCTTTTGGCACTGCTTATACGAACAGCGGCAGCCAATTACCAGATGGTACTGAACCTGCTGCATTCCTACGTGTTGCTCGTCAGCGTTTTAACCATATTCAATCAATGAATACAGCAAGTAACATTGCAGAAATTCAGCGTTATTTAACACCTGATCTTTACCAGTCAATGTATAACGACATTATGGAAAACCAAGATCAAGATGTTGCTGAATTTTCTAACTTAAATGCAATGGTTGCAGATTCTGCTAATGAAAATGGTCAATACATTGTAAGCGTACGCTTTACAGGTACAGTGAGTGAAGACTTAAACAGCTTACCTCAACCATTTACTGAAGTTTGGCATTTTGTAAAACCTGCTGGTTCAAGCCAAGACTGGTTAGTTGCTGGAATTCAACAAGAAGGCTAA